From a single Brassica napus cultivar Da-Ae chromosome C9, Da-Ae, whole genome shotgun sequence genomic region:
- the LOC106385060 gene encoding ubiquitin-conjugating enzyme E2 30 gives MASRRINSELRDLQKDPPLSCSAGPVGDDMYHWQATIMGPTDSPFTGGVFLVSIHFPPDYPFKPPKVSFRTKVYHPNVNSNGSICLDILKEQWSPALTISKVLLSICSLLTDPNPDDPLVPEIANIYKSDRTKYENTARSWTQKYAMG, from the exons ATGGCATCGAGAAGAATTAACAGCGAGCTTAGGGACCTGCAAAAGGACCCTCCACTGTCTTGCAGTGCCG GTCCTGTGGGTGATGATATGTACCACTGGCAAGCAACTATCATGGGTCCAACTGATAGCCCATTCACCGGTGGTGTATTTCTTGTTTCCATTCACTTCCCTCCAGATTACCCCTTCAAGCCACCAAAG GTTTCTTTCCGCACCAAGGTCTATCACCCGAATGTCAACAGTAATGGCAGCATCTGTCTTGACATTCTGAAAGAGCAGTGGAGCCCTGCTCTTACCATATCCAAG GTTCTTCTGTCGATATGCTCATTGCTGACAGATCCAAACCCTGATGATCCTCTGGTTCCAGAGATAGCTAACATCTACAAGTCAGACCGTACCAAGTACGAGAACACTGCCCGATCCTGGACCCAGAAGTATGCAATGGGATGA
- the LOC111209960 gene encoding phosphatidylinositol/phosphatidylcholine transfer protein SFH14-like isoform X1 — MSGREQTRDKLSDSECTEDEPRRSRIGNLRKKAINCSSKLTHPLKRKGKRKIDYSVPFIEDVRDENEEKIVLKLRQELLNKDLLPPRHDDYHMLLRFLKTMEFSIEKTVTAWEQMLKWRKEFGADRIIHDFNFKELDKVVRHYPQGYHGVDKDGRPIYIERLGKAHPGKLMDVTTIERYLKYHVQEFERALQEKLPACSIAAKRRVTTTTTILDVEGLGMKNFSPTAANLLASIAKVDCNYYPETLHRMFIVNAGIGFRTLLWPAAQKLLDPMTIAKIQVLEPKSLSKLLEAIDSSQLPEFLGGLCKCANEGGCLRSNKGPWNDPEIIELVHHMEVYHVPQTTKAPLHIRDNDSATRMIPPNDTLKEEPDSEEYYHSTGSRSPMHTCFVSPHSDKASTSDGDKIITTVESIEPAQGELSQPQSLNTDTESSSSATTSRREGGQVSRYSALREKIKGENIVHLVKILVAFPLMKLFALFAFLLHGYWQRQNYVPVLHDSSINNEMILQCLERLKKLEKDFTDTSGIPLKIPEANEKLLTESLERIKSLELDLDETKSNFTSYVFQVLHITLTKQLQITEEIESRYQEEQRKRCCF; from the exons ATGTCAG GTCGGGAACAAACAAGAGATAAGTTATCAGATTCTGAGTGCACAGAGGACGAGCCACGTCGTTCTAGAATCGGGAACTTGAGAAAGAAAGCGATTAATTGTTCTAGTAAACTTACACACCCTTTAAAGAGAAAAGGGAAACGAAAAATAGATTACTCAGTGCCTTTCATTGAAGATGTTAGGGACGAGAATGAGGAGAAGATTGTACTTAAACTTCGTCAAGAGCTTCTCAATAAAGATCTGTTGCCTCCAAGGCATGATGATTATCATATGTTGTTGAG GTTTCTGAAAACAATGGAGTTCAGCATCGAGAAAACTGTCACTGCATGGGAACAAATGCTCAAATGGAGGAAAGAGTTTGGAGCAGATCGCATTATAcat GATTTCAACTTCAAAGAGTTGGACAAAGTGGTGAGGCACTATCCACAGGGGTATCATGGAGTTGATAAAGATGGTAGACCAATCTATATCGAGAGACTAGGAAAAGCTCATCCCGGTAAGCTTATGGACGTTACAACTATTGAGCGGTACTTAAAGTACCATGTTCAAGAATTCGAGAGAGCTCTTCAGGAGAAGCTTCCTGCATGTTCCATTGCAGCCAAGCGACGAGTCACTACGACGACTACAATACTTGATGTTGAAGGCCTG GGTATGAAGAACTTTAGTCCTACAGCTGCGAATCTCCTGGCCTCTATTGCTAAAGTAGATTGCAATTATTACCCTGAG ACTTTGCACCGAATGTTCATTGTCAATGCAGGGATTGGATTCAGGACTTTACTTTGGCCTGCCGCTCAGAAGTTACTTGATCCCATGACTATTGCAAAGATACAA GTTTTGGAACCAAAGTCCTTGTCAAAGTTACTTGAAGCAATTGATTCCAG TCAACTTCCAGAATTTTTGGGAGGCTTATGCAAATGCGCTAACGAAGGAGGGTGCTTAAGGTCTAACAAAGGACCATGGAATGATCCTGAAATAATTGAG CTGGTACATCACATGGAAGTATATCACGTACCACAAACTACAAAAGCTCCTCTTCATATAAGAGATAATGATTCTGCCACTCGCATGATCCCGCCTAAT GACACTTTAAAAGAAGAGCCAGATTCTGAAGAATATTACCATTCCACTGGGTCAAGATCTCCAATGCACACTTGTTTTGTTTCTCCACACTCTGATAAGGCCAGTACATCAGATGGTGATAAAATCATTACCACTGTAGAATCTATAGAACCGGCTCAAGGGGAACTGTCTCAACCCCAGTCACTAAACACGGACACTGAAAGCTCTTCTTCTGCAACGACATCAAGAAGAGAAG GTGGTCAGGTTTCACGGTATAGTGCTCTTAGAGAGAAAATCAAAGGCGAGAACATCGTTCACTTGGTGAAAATACTAGTAGCCTTTCCACTGATGAAGCTGTTTGCTCTCTTTGCTTTCTTATTGCATGGATACTGGCAAAGACAGAACTATGTCCCTGTCCTCCATGATTCATCTATAAACAACGAGATGATTCTTCAGTGTTTGGAACGTCTTAAGAAGCTGGAGAAAGACTTCACAGACACTAGTGGAATCCCTCTAAAAATCCCAGAAGCAAACGAAAAGCTATTAACGGAGTCTCTCGAGAGGATCAAGTCTCTTGAACTCGATCTCGACGAAACCAAATCA aatTTTACTTCGTATGTGTTTCAGGTATTACATATAACGTTAACAAAACAGCTTCAGATCACAGAAGAGATTGAATCCCGTTACCAAGAAGAA CAAAGAAAGCGATGCTGCTTCTGA
- the LOC111209960 gene encoding phosphatidylinositol/phosphatidylcholine transfer protein SFH14-like isoform X2, whose product MSGREQTRDKLSDSECTEDEPRRSRIGNLRKKAINCSSKLTHPLKRKGKRKIDYSVPFIEDVRDENEEKIVLKLRQELLNKDLLPPRHDDYHMLLRFLKTMEFSIEKTVTAWEQMLKWRKEFGADRIIHDFNFKELDKVVRHYPQGYHGVDKDGRPIYIERLGKAHPGKLMDVTTIERYLKYHVQEFERALQEKLPACSIAAKRRVTTTTTILDVEGLGMKNFSPTAANLLASIAKVDCNYYPETLHRMFIVNAGIGFRTLLWPAAQKLLDPMTIAKIQVLEPKSLSKLLEAIDSSQLPEFLGGLCKCANEGGCLRSNKGPWNDPEIIELVHHMEVYHVPQTTKAPLHIRDNDSATRMIPPNDTLKEEPDSEEYYHSTGSRSPMHTCFVSPHSDKASTSDGDKIITTVESIEPAQGELSQPQSLNTDTESSSSATTSRREGGQVSRYSALREKIKGENIVHLVKILVAFPLMKLFALFAFLLHGYWQRQNYVPVLHDSSINNEMILQCLERLKKLEKDFTDTSGIPLKIPEANEKLLTESLERIKSLELDLDETKSVLHITLTKQLQITEEIESRYQEEQRKRCCF is encoded by the exons ATGTCAG GTCGGGAACAAACAAGAGATAAGTTATCAGATTCTGAGTGCACAGAGGACGAGCCACGTCGTTCTAGAATCGGGAACTTGAGAAAGAAAGCGATTAATTGTTCTAGTAAACTTACACACCCTTTAAAGAGAAAAGGGAAACGAAAAATAGATTACTCAGTGCCTTTCATTGAAGATGTTAGGGACGAGAATGAGGAGAAGATTGTACTTAAACTTCGTCAAGAGCTTCTCAATAAAGATCTGTTGCCTCCAAGGCATGATGATTATCATATGTTGTTGAG GTTTCTGAAAACAATGGAGTTCAGCATCGAGAAAACTGTCACTGCATGGGAACAAATGCTCAAATGGAGGAAAGAGTTTGGAGCAGATCGCATTATAcat GATTTCAACTTCAAAGAGTTGGACAAAGTGGTGAGGCACTATCCACAGGGGTATCATGGAGTTGATAAAGATGGTAGACCAATCTATATCGAGAGACTAGGAAAAGCTCATCCCGGTAAGCTTATGGACGTTACAACTATTGAGCGGTACTTAAAGTACCATGTTCAAGAATTCGAGAGAGCTCTTCAGGAGAAGCTTCCTGCATGTTCCATTGCAGCCAAGCGACGAGTCACTACGACGACTACAATACTTGATGTTGAAGGCCTG GGTATGAAGAACTTTAGTCCTACAGCTGCGAATCTCCTGGCCTCTATTGCTAAAGTAGATTGCAATTATTACCCTGAG ACTTTGCACCGAATGTTCATTGTCAATGCAGGGATTGGATTCAGGACTTTACTTTGGCCTGCCGCTCAGAAGTTACTTGATCCCATGACTATTGCAAAGATACAA GTTTTGGAACCAAAGTCCTTGTCAAAGTTACTTGAAGCAATTGATTCCAG TCAACTTCCAGAATTTTTGGGAGGCTTATGCAAATGCGCTAACGAAGGAGGGTGCTTAAGGTCTAACAAAGGACCATGGAATGATCCTGAAATAATTGAG CTGGTACATCACATGGAAGTATATCACGTACCACAAACTACAAAAGCTCCTCTTCATATAAGAGATAATGATTCTGCCACTCGCATGATCCCGCCTAAT GACACTTTAAAAGAAGAGCCAGATTCTGAAGAATATTACCATTCCACTGGGTCAAGATCTCCAATGCACACTTGTTTTGTTTCTCCACACTCTGATAAGGCCAGTACATCAGATGGTGATAAAATCATTACCACTGTAGAATCTATAGAACCGGCTCAAGGGGAACTGTCTCAACCCCAGTCACTAAACACGGACACTGAAAGCTCTTCTTCTGCAACGACATCAAGAAGAGAAG GTGGTCAGGTTTCACGGTATAGTGCTCTTAGAGAGAAAATCAAAGGCGAGAACATCGTTCACTTGGTGAAAATACTAGTAGCCTTTCCACTGATGAAGCTGTTTGCTCTCTTTGCTTTCTTATTGCATGGATACTGGCAAAGACAGAACTATGTCCCTGTCCTCCATGATTCATCTATAAACAACGAGATGATTCTTCAGTGTTTGGAACGTCTTAAGAAGCTGGAGAAAGACTTCACAGACACTAGTGGAATCCCTCTAAAAATCCCAGAAGCAAACGAAAAGCTATTAACGGAGTCTCTCGAGAGGATCAAGTCTCTTGAACTCGATCTCGACGAAACCAAATCA GTATTACATATAACGTTAACAAAACAGCTTCAGATCACAGAAGAGATTGAATCCCGTTACCAAGAAGAA CAAAGAAAGCGATGCTGCTTCTGA